Within the Streptosporangium album genome, the region GCAGGTCGAGATGACCGCCGAGCGGGTCTGGGTGCACGCGTTCGGCATGAGCGAGCAACTCCCCGTCTCCACCTTCGTCGAGGCAACGGTCGGCCGGCTGCCGGACGGCCACCCGCTCGACCGCAGGCTCAAGGCCGCGCTGCGCTGCCTGGCCTGAGTCCCCCGGCCAACCCCAAGTGGATCGCCCTCATGATCGCGGGCACCGCCGGACCGTCGGTCATCCGCGAGGTGGTGGCCGACTCCACACGGATGGAGCGGACGGACAGGCGCGCCCGACCGGCGGCGTCGGCTGGAAAGCCATCCCGGCACCGCCGTCCACGGCAGCCGCCGAGTGCCACTGACATTTACCTTGGCGTTCGACGCCTCCGTTCGCGAGGGCAGGGGTTACTTACTACTACCGTGAATGAAGCTAATTTTCTAGAGGTTATGACAGAAAGAAATTTTCTTCCCGTCCCTTATTGACCGGAACGACTCTTCATCGGGAAGCTTTTGAGCACAGTCGAGGCGAAAGGACCCGATGGTGACGGTCACTGTGCGCGCTTTTGCCCGAGGAGACGAGTCCTCCTTGCTCGATGGGTGGAACCGGAGCCTCCCCGCCGATCCCACGACGGCCCGCTGGTTGCGGGACTGCGTGCTTCTCGATCCCAACTTCGACCCGGCCGGGTTGCGTGTCGCCGTCCTGGCCGGTGAGGTCGTGGGGGCCGCCTACGCCGTACGGCGGCTGACCCCGCTCGCCGGGACGGACCTCGATCCGGAGACCGGCTGGATCCCCTTCTTCTTCGTCGCCCCCGAGCACCGCGGCGGCGGCCTCGGCCGCAGACTGCTCCGGGAGGCGCTGGACTTCCTCCGCGAGGACGGCCGCAGCCAGGTCGACTTCGCCTCCTACACGCCGAATTACGTCCTGCCCGGAATCGATCCGCAGGCCTATCCCGACGGCCACCGGCTCCTGACGGACCTCGGTTTCACGACGCTCTACTCACCGGTGGCCATGGACCGCGGCCTGGTCGGCTACGTCACGCCGGACGAGGTCCACGAGCTCCGGGCCAGGCGGGCCGGTGAAGGTTACGACTTCCGCAGCCCGCAGGACGGGGAGCTGCCCGAGCTGATCCGGTTCGCCGCCGACGTCTTCAACCCCGACTGGGGCGAGGCGCTCAGGAACGCCGTCCTCGGCGGCATCCCCCGCGAGCGCATCCTGATCGCCCGCAGGGACGGGATCGTGGGGTTCGCGATGCATGGGGCCTACCGCGGCGTCCCCGAGCGGTTCGGCCCGTTCGGCGTCGACCCCGCCGAGCGCGGCACCGGGCTCGGCAAGATCCTGCTGCACGCCACGATGACCCGGATGCGCGCCGAGGGACTGCACTCGTCGTGGTTCCTGTGGACCGGCGAGGCCAGCCCCGCGGGCCACCTGTACACGAAGGCCGGTTACTCGGTCACCAGGAGATTCCACGTCATGAGGTGGCGGGCGGAGGAGCGCGGCGAGGTCACCGGCTGACAGGGCACGGCTTAGGAGGACGCATGACCCATGTTCTGGCCATCGGCGCCCACGCGGGCGACATGGACCTGACGGCGGGCGCCGTACTCGCCCAGCACGTCCAGGCGGGAGACCAGGCCACCCTGCTGCACCTGACGCTCGGCGAACGGGGCCACCCCCGGATACCCGTCGCCGAGTACGCCGAGCAGAAACGGGACGAGGCGGAAGGTTTCGCGGCGGCGATCGGCGCGGGCGTCCGGTTCCTCGACTACGAGGACGGCCTGCTCCCCGAGGACGAGGACGTCAAGATGCGGGTCGGCGACCTGATCAGGGAGCTGCGGCCGGACGTCATCCTGACGCACTGGAGCGAGAGCATCCACAAGGACCACGCCCGCACCCACCGCATCGTGCTGGACGCCCGCTTCTACGGCGGGCTCCGGACCCTGGAACGCGAGCTGCCCGCGTACTGGGCGGGAGAGCTCTACTACGCCGACAACTGGGAGGACGCCGAGGGCTACCGGCCCGACGTCTCCGTCGAGCTGACCGAGGAGGCCTACGAGGTCTGGTCGCGGGCCATCACCGGTTACGCGTTCGCCCGCGGCGAGACCTACGGCTTCCCCTACGTCGACTACTACCGCGCCCTCACGATCGTGCGCGGGGCCCCCGCCGGGGTCCGGCGGGCGCAGGCGTTCGCGGCGCCCAAGGGCTCCCGCGACCTCCGGACACGCTTCTTCGGAAAGGGAACCGCCGCATGACCTCGCACCGCCGACAACGATCCCGCACCCCGATACGCCTCCTGCCGGCCGCGCTCGTGGCCGCCCTGGTCCTGGCCGGCTGCTCCGGCGCGCCCCCGGAGAGGGGAGCCGCCGCCGGAGACGCCCCTCCGCTCGTGATCCACGCCATCGACGCCGGTTCCTTCCAGGAGGACTTCAACCCCTTTCACCTCGAAGGGGTGAACTTAGGCAGCACCGGGATGATCTACGAGACGCTGGAGTTCATCAACAAGCTCAAGCCCGGCGAGAGCACCCCCTGGCTGGCCACCGGGCACGAATGGTCCGACAAGGGCAAGACCCTGACCCTCACCCTGCGCCAGGGGGTGAAGTGGACCGACGGCACGCCGTTCACCGCCGACGATGTGGCCTTCACCTTCGACACGCTGAAGAAGCACCCCGAGCTCAACACGGCAGCCCTCGACCTGAAGGGCACCACGGTGCTCGCCCCCGACAAGGTCGAGATCGACTTCGGCTCGACGTCGTACGCCAAGTTGTACAACATCACCGGCAACCGGCCGATCGTGGCCAAGCACCTGTTCGAGAAGGAGAACCCGGTCACCTTCACCAATCCCAAGCCGGTCGGCACCGGGCCGTACATGCTCTCGTCGTTCTCCTCCCAGCTCTACGAGATGAAGAAGAATCCCGCCTACTGGCAGCCGGGCAAGCCCGTGGTGCCGACCCTGCGCTTCCCGGCCTACACCGCCAACGCCGTGCAGACCGGGCTGCAGCAGGGGGAGATCGACTGGGCCGGCGCCTTCGTGCCCGACATCGACAAGATCTACGTCCAGGGACAGCCGGAGACCAACAAGTACTACTTCCCGCCCGAGGGGCTGGTCTCGCTCTATCTCAACCTGACCAAGCCGGCCTTCGCCAAGCCCGAGGTACGGCAGGCGATCAGCCTCGCGGTCGACCGGGATCGGATCGTCAAGGTCGCCGAACGCGGCTACACCACCGTGGCGCACCCGAGCGGCGTGTCGATGCCGGGCGGTGACGCCTACCTGCCGCCCGAGCACAAGGACGCCGCATACTCCGTCGACGTGGAGAAGGCCAAGCAGTTGCTCCAGCAGTCGGGCGTGGAGTCGTCCGAGCTGTCCTTCACGCTGCTGGTGCCCTCTCCCTTCACCGACTGGGTGAACGCCGCCCAGCTCATCCGGGAGGACCTGGCCAAGATCGGGATCAAGGTCGAGACGCGGGGCGTGGCCTTCCAGGACTGGGTCTCCAAGGTCGGCAAGGGCACCTACGACATGACGATCCGCGGCACGCCCGGTGGGCCCACCCCGTACCTCACGCTGCGCACGCTGCTCGACGGAGGCCTGGCCAAGCCGGTCGGGACCTCGACCTCGGGCAACTACGAGCGCTGGAAGGACGGGGAGACCGACAGGCTGATCGCCGACTACACCGCGACCGACGACCAGGCCGCGCAGGAGCGGGCCGTCCAGGGGCTCGGAAAGATCATGGTGGAGAAGGTCCCCGTCCTCCCGCTGTTCTACAGCCCCTCCTGGGCCCAGTACCGCACCGACAAGTACGTCGGCTGGCCCAGCGAGCAGGATCCGTACGCGATGCCCTCGCCGTACACCTCACCCGACGCGGCGGTGGTCCTGCTCCACCTCCGGCCGGCGGGCACGTGAGGTTCCTCGCCAGGCGGCTCGGGTTCTACCTCCTGACGGCCTGGGCCGCCGTCACCCTCAACTTCCTCATCCCCCGGCTGATGCCGGGGGACCCGGTCGACCTGCTGGTGGCCCGGCTGAAGGGCAACGTCGACCCGGCCGCGATCGACGCGATGAAGCGCGCGTTCGGGATCAGCGACGCCGGCGTCTGGCAGCAGTACCTCGACTACCTGGGGAACCTGCTCCACGGCGAGCTGGGCCGGTCGATCACGTTCTTCCCCGCCGAGGTGTCCACGATCATCGCCGGCAGCCTGCCGTGGACGATCGGCCTGGTCGGGGTCGCCACCCTGCTCAGCTATCTGCTGGGCACCTTCCTCGGCGTGATCGTCGCGTGGAAGCGGGGGAGCTGGCTCGACGGGGTGCTGCCCGCCACCACGTTCATGCACGCCGTGCCGTACTTCTGGGTGGCCCTGGCGCTGGTGTTCGTCTTCGGCGTGACGCTGCGGTGGTTCCCGGTGAGCCGCGCCTACGGCCTGGACGTCATGCCCGCCTTCGACGGCCCGTTCGTGTCGAGCGTGCTCTACCACGCGGCGCTGCCGGCCATCACGATCGTGATCGCCTCGATGGCCGACCGCATCCTCGGGATGCGCAACGTCATGGTCACCACGCTGGGTGAGGACTACGTGGTGATGGCCGAGGCCAAGGGGCTCACCAGCCGCCGGGTCATGTGGGCCTACGCCGCCCGCAACGCGATCCTGCCCAACATCACCAGCTTCGCCCTGTCGCTCGGGTTCGTGGTCGGCGGCTCGGTGCTCACCGAGATCGTCTTCTCCTATCCGGGCATCGGCTCGATGCTGCTCAAGGGGGTGGAGAACGAGGACTTCCCGCTGATGCAGGGCATCTTCCTGGTCATCTCGCTGGCGGTGCTGGCCGCCAACCTCCTCGCGGACCTGGCCTACGTCGTGCTCGACCCCCGCACCCGGCAGGAGGCCTGACATGCGCTCGTGGAAGATCAGGATCGGCCTGCTGATCCTCGCCTTCTTCGCCCTGATGGCGATCTTCGGACCGCTGCTGCTCACCGGCGACCCGTCCGCCACCGGCGGCGAGGCGCTGGCGGGGCCGTCGGCCGAGCACTGGCTCGGCACCACGCAGACCGGCCAGGACATCCTCCTGCAGGTCGTGCACGGCTCCCGCGTCTCGCTGGGCGTGGGGGTGCTGTCGGCCGTGATCGCCACCGCCGTGTCGATCGCCGTCGGCCTCGTCGGCGGCTACTTCGGCGGCGTCGTCGACGAGGCGCTCTCGGTGCTCACTAACATCTTCCTGGTGCTCCCGGCGCTGCCGCTGGTGATCGTGCTCGCGGGCTACCTGCCCCAGCGCGGTGTCACCTCGGTCGCGGTCGTCATCGCGGCGACCGGCTGGGCCTGGGGCGCCCGCGTCCTGCGCGCGCAGACGCTGTCCATCCGCCGCCGCGACTTCGTCGAGGCGGCCAGGGCCGGCGGCGAGAGGCCGCTGAGGATCATCTTCTACGAGATCCTCCCGGTGGAGCTGCCGGTGATCGCCACCAGCTTCCTGGCCACCGTGGTGGCCGCGATCCTCGCCGAGGCGGGACTGTCCTTCCTCGGGCTGGCCGACCTGTCCACCGTCAGCTGGGGGAGCATGCTCTACTTCGCGCAGAACGGCCAGGCCCTGCTCGTCGGCGCGTGGTGGTGGTTCATCCCGCCGGGCCTGTGCATCGCGCTCGTCGGCGCCGGGCTCGGACTGATGAACTTCGGCATCGACGAGATCGCCAACCCCCGGCTGCGGACCGTACGGGCGCCCCGGCGCCCCCGCCGCGAATCCGCCGCGGTGCTGGAGACCGCGGGAGAGGTGGGCCCGTGAACATCCTTGAGACCGGGGGAGAGGTGAGCGCGTGAACATCCTTGAGATCCGCGGCCTCAGCGTGGACTACCTGTCGGCGGGTGGCACCGTGCACGCGGTCGACGACGTCTCGCTGGACCTGCGGCGCGGTGAGATCCTCGGGGTCGCGGGGGAGAGCGGCAGCGGCAAGTCGACGCTGGCGCACGCCCTCGGACGGCTGCTGCGGCCCCCGGCCGTGGTCACCGGCGGTTCCGTGCTCTACCACCGGGCCGGCGGCGGCCCCGTCGACGTCCTGGAGCTCGACCGTGCGGCGCTGCGGGCGTTCCGCTGGAAGGAGCTCGCGATCGTCTTCCAGAGCGCGATGAACTCCCTCAACCCGGTGAGCACCATCGGCGCCCAGATCGACGATGTGCTGCGCATCCACGAACGCGACCTGCCGCGCAAGGTCCGGACCGAACGGGCGGCCGAGCTGCTGCGCCGGGTCGGCATCGGCGCCGACCGGCTGCGCAGCTACCCTCACGAGCTCTCCGGAGGCATGCGCCAGCGTGCCGTGATCGCCATCGCGCTCGCCCTCAACCCGGAGATCATCATCATGGACGAGCCGACGACCGCCCTCGACGTGGTCGTCCAGCGTGACATCCTGCACGAGATCCGGGCACTGAAGGACGAGTACGGCTTCGCGGTCGTCTTCATCACACACGACCTGTCGCTGCTCATGGAGATCTCCGACCGCATCGCGGTCATGTACGCCGGCAGGGTGGTGGAGACCGGAGCGGCCGGGGAACTGCACCGGGCGCCCCGTCATCCGTACACGCTCGGCCTGCTGCGTTCCTTCCCCAAGCTGCACGGGCCCCGCCAGGAACTGCTCAGCATCCCCGGCACGCCGCCGGACCTGAGGGCGCTGCCGTCCGGCTGCGCCTTCCACCCCCGCTGCCGGTCCGCTCTCGACGAGTGCTCCTCGACGCCTCCGCTCCTGCGTCCCGGCCCCGGGGGCGAGGTCGCCTGCCTGCTGAACGACGGGACCGGAGTGCCCGTCCCCACCGGACCGACGTCGGAGGTCGACTCATGAGCGGAGAGGTGGTGCTGGAGGGACGGAACCTGACCAAGAACTTCACGGCGGCCCGGGGCCCCAGAGGGAGGCTGGGCCGGCGCCCGCCGGTCCGCGCGGTGGAGGACGTGTCCCTGGCGCTGCGCGCCGGTTCGGTGACCGCGCTGGTGGGGGAGAGCGGCTGCGGCAAGAGCACGGTCGCGCGGCTGCTGGCGCAGGTCTACCCGGCGACCTCCGGGGAGGTGCTGCTGCGCGGCCGTCCCGTGCGCGCCCATCGCGGGTCCGGGTTCCGTGACTACCGCCGCCAGGTGCAGCTGATCTTCCAGGACCCCTTCGCGTCGCTCAACCCCTTCCACCGGGTCCGCTACCACCTGGCCAGGCCCCTGCGGATCCACGGTCACGTGCGCTCGGCCGCCGACGAGGCCGAGCAGGTGGCCGAGCTCCTCGAAAGGGTCAGCCTCACCCCGGTCGAGCAGTTCATGGACAAGCTTCCGCACGAGCTGTCGGGCGGGCAGCGCCAGCGGGTGGCGATCGCCAGGGCACTCGCCGTACGGCCGGCCGTGCTGATCGCCGACGAGCCGGTCTCCATGCTCGACGTGTCGATCCGGCTGGGAGTGCTCCGGCTGCTGGAGCGCCTGGCCGACGAGAGCGGTCTGGCCCTGCTGTACATCACCCATGACATCGCGAGCGCGCGCTACTTCGCCGAGGACATCACGGTGATGTACGCCGGGCGGCTCATCGAGCGTGGTCCGGGGGAGGTGCTCACCCAGGAGCCGGCGCATCCCTACACCCGCCTGCTCCTGTCGGCCGCCCCCGATCCGGACCGCGTGTCGCCACCGGAGATCCTCAGACGCGGCGAGCCCCCCAGCCTGGCCGATCCGCCGGGCGGCTGCCGCTTCCATCCCCGCTGTCCGATCGCCCTGCCGGTCTGCTCGGAGCGGACCCCGCCCCGCACCGATCTCGGCGACGGACGCTGGACCGAGTGCTGGCACTACGGGGACGGCTGAGGCGGGGTGCTCGGGTGCGGCGGATCGCCCAGCCGCCGCAGCCTGCCCAGCCGGTTGCGGACGCCCTCGAAGTGGGCGTGCACCGCGGCGATGGCCGCCGCCTTGTCCCCGGCCGCGACGGCGGCGTGGATGTCGCGGTGCCGCCGCACGACGTCGGCCGGGGACTCGTCGGGGCTCCCCAGGTTGTCGCGTAGCTGGTGGTAGACGTCCCAGAAGGCGCCGAGAAGCTGCCCGACCAGGGGGTTGCCCAGGGGGCGGTAGAGCACGTCGTGGAAGAGCCGGTCGGTGTCCGGTGAGACGTCTCCCACGAGGGCCTCGGCCTCCATCTGCTCCATCACGACGTCGACCGGGGACAGGTCGGCCTCCTGGTGCCGGTCGATCAGCCGCTGGACCAGGCCGGTCTCGAGGATCTCGCGGATCTCGATGAGGTGGCCGAGATCGTTCCGGCCGTCCTGCATCGTGATCCGGCCGTGGAAGGCCAGCTCGTCGACCAGGCCGCTCAGCGACATCCGGCCCACGAACATCCCGAAGCCGTGGCGGATGTCCACGATGCCGACGGCCTGCAGGGCCTTGAGCGCCTCCCGGACCGAGTTGCGGCTGATCCCGAGCTCCTCGATCAGCTCGGACTCGGTGGGCAGCGGGTCGCCGGCCGCGAGCCTGCGCCGCAGGATGATGTCCTTGACGGCCTCTTGGACCTCGACGGCGCGGCTGAGCCGGCCGCGGAACGGGCGGGGGGCTGTGGTCACGGTGTTCCCTTGTGATCGGCGGCCGGTGGCGGTGCCCCGTGCCGGGTGGCAGTCGTCGGTGGTGCGAGACCAGGTCCCCGGCTTGCTTCCGACCCGACAGCATACGACGCGATTCTCCGGTCGATGGCGTGGCGGAGCCGCTGGAGAGTGATCGCGACGAAACATTACGGAAACGTTCCCGCCAATTTCTGTTGACCAAATGGCGGCTAGCCCTTTACCGTCCACTCTAATACATAACGTAGGACGTAGGACGTCCTAGGAATTTCTCTCCCTGACCCCGACGCCTGTAGGAGGCACCGTGAGCGCCCCCCCATTCCGGCCCGCCCTCAGCCGCCGCGACTTCCTGCGCTACAGCGGAGCGGCGGGCGCGGCGGCGGCCATCGCGGCCTCCCTCTCCGCTTGTTCGGGCGGACCCGCCTCGACCGGCTCGGTCGGTGCCGGATCGGACAAGGACCTGGTCACCGCCGTCATCGGATACGGCAACGACCAGAGCTGGGACCCGACGCAGACCGCCTCCGCGTTCACGATGGCCGGCATCAGCCACATCTACGAGGGGCTGCTGGACACCGACCCGATCACGCGCGAGCCGTATCCCGCCCTGGCCACCGCCCTGCCGGCGGACCCGGCGGCCACCTCGTGGAAGTTCACCCTCCGCGAGGGCGCGAAGTGGCACGACGGCCGGCCGGTGACCGCCGACGACGTGGTCTTCACCTTCCAGCGGATCCTCGACCCGGCCGCGAACGTGCTCGTCGGCAACTTCTTCAAGGCATGGCTGCAGGAGGTCAAGAAGATCGACGACCGCAACGTCGAACTGGTCTTCAAGTTCCCGTTCCCCGACGCGGCGCCGCGGCTGACGATCGCCAAGATCATGCCCAAGCACGTCTTCGGCGCCCCCGGCGCCTGGGACGCGGCCAAGGGCGGCAAGACCTGCGGATCCGGCCCCTACAAGCAGACCGCGCACAATCCCAAGTCGAACACGACCTTCGAGGCGTTCGCCGACTACAACGGCCCGCGGCCGGCCACCGTCAAGAAGATGAACTGGCTGTCCATCGTCGACGCCGCGGCGCGGGTCGCCAAGATCTCCGGAGCCGCGGCCGAGGCGCAGATCGCCGACAACGTCCCCTACGCCAACATCGACCAGCTCGCCGCGTCAGGGCTGACCGTCGAGGGCGGCAAGGGCATGAACCACATGTTCCTCATGTTCAACACCGGTGCCAAACCCTTCGACGACGTGCGGGTACGGCAGGCGCTGCACTACGCGATCGACAAGCAGAAGATGATCCAGGTGGCGCTCAAGGGGCACGGCACCGCGTCGAGCTCCTTCCTCAACGAGGGACACCCCGACCACGCCAAGGCGGCCACCGTCTACGACTACGACCCGGACAAGGCCAAGGCGCTGCTCAAGGAGGCCGGGGCCGAGAACCTGACGGTCAACCTGATGGCGGTCAACCTGAGCTGGATCGTCGACTGCCTGCCGACCATCGCCGCCTCCTGGGAGGCGATCGGCGTCAAGACCACACTGGAGCCGCAGGACACCGCCGCGCTGTTCGCCAAGATGGACCAGTTCCAGGACTACCAGGTGGTCGCCGCCGCGTCGAACCCCAACCAGTTCGGCATGGACGCCGATCTGATCATGCACTACAACTACGTCCGCGGCGGCCTGTGGATGAAGTACAGCCACTGGGAGAGCAGCAAGGCGGCCAAGGATCTCTTCGAGATGATGGACAAGGCCACCGAGGAGCCGGGCAGGACGGAGAAGGCCGAGCTGATCCACAAGTACATCGACGTCATCGCCGAGCAGGCGGTGCTCTATCCGGTCGTGCACACCGAGTTGATGACCGCGTGGGATCCACGGAAACTCTCCGGAATCCGCCCGCAGCCGTACCCGGGCATCAACCTGCTGCAGGCCAAGCGCACCTGACCATGGCCGTCATCGCCAGGATGCTTCTCCGCCGCGTCCTCATCCTGATCCCGCTGCTGCTGGGCGTCGTCCTGTTCGTCTTCATCGTCATGCGGTTCTCGAACAGCAAGCCGGAGTACGCCTACTTCCAGGGTGCCAACCCGACCCCGGAACAGATCCACCGGTTCCAGGTCGAGAACGGCCTGCTGGACCCGCTGCCGCTGCGGTACGTGCACTTCGTCGGTGACCTGCTCCACGGTGACATGGGCACCAGCGTGCTCACCAAGGCCCCCGTGCTGGACTCGGTGCTCACCGCTCTGCCGCTGACCGTCCAGCTCACCTTCCTGGGGCTGGGGATCGCCGTGGTCGTCGCGCTGGTCCTCGGCGTCACCGCGGCGCTCTTCCGGGACCGCTGGCCCGACCAGGTGATCCGGGTGGTGTCGCTGGTCGGGGTGGCGGCCCCGGCCTTCTGGCTGGCGCTGCTGATGATCCAGTGGCTCGCGGTGGGTAAGGGGATCTTCCCGACCGGCGGGTACATCAACCCCGCCGACTCCCTCACCGGCTGGCTGAGGTCGATGACACTGCCCGCCCTGTCGCTGTCCCTCCCGGTGGCGGCCCAGCTCATCCGGATCATCCGCACCTCCATGGTCGAGGAACTGGACAGGGACTACGTCCGCACCGCGATCGGCAGTGGGCTCCCCCCGCTGGTGGTCGTCGGGCGCAACGTGCTGCGCAACGCCCTGATCAACCCGCTCACGGTGCTGGGCCTGCGGATCGGATACCTGCTCGGCGGCGCGGTGGTCATCGAGCAGATCTACTCCCTGCCAGGGATGGGACAACTCATGATCAACGCCGTACGTGACGGTGACCCGGCGGTGGTCCAGGGCGTGGTGCTGACCATCGCCGTCGGATTCATGGCCGTCAACCTGGCCGTCGACGTCCTCTACCTGCTGATCAACCCCCGGCTCAGGAGCGCCGCCTGATGCGAAAAGGACTGACCGGCGCGCTGGCCCGGCCCGGAGTCACCTTCACGAGGCTGTCCCCGCTGTCGTGGATCGCCCTGGGCGTTCTGGCGGCGGTCATTCTCGCCGCCCTGCTCGCCCCCCTGACGGCCCCGCACTCCCCGTACTTCCAGCAGGCCGCCGGCGGCGGCCCCTCCGCCGACCACTGGATGGGACTGGACAGCGCCAACCGCGACATCCTGAGCCGGCTGATGTACGGGGCGCGCTGGTCGCTCCTCATCGGGCTGGGGGCGACCGGCCTGGCGCTGGTGGCCGGGGCCGTCATCGGCGCCGTCGCCGCCACCTCCCGCAGGTGGGTCGACGAGACGATCATGCGGGTCCTCGACGTCATCATGGCCTTCCCCGGGATCGCGCTGGCCGCGGTGCTGGTGGCGGTCTTCGGCGGCGGGGTCTCGGTGCTGGTGATCGCGATCGGCTTCCTGTACATGCCGTCGGTGGCCCGGGTGGTCCGGGCCAACGTGCTGGCGCAGTACGGGGAGGACTACGTGGCGGCCGAGAGGATCATCGGCGCCCGGACCCCCCACATCCTGCTCAGGCACGTGGCCGTCAACTGCGCGGCGCCGGTGCTGGTGTTCTGCACGGTGATGGTCGCCGACGCCATCGTCTTCGAGGCGTCGCTGTCCTTCATCGGCGCCGGGGTCCGGCCACCCGACCCGTCCTGGGGCAGCGTCATCGCCGACGGCAGGAACATGGTGCTGCTCGGAGGCTGGTGGGCCACCGTGTTCCCCGGCCTGCTGATCCTGATCACGGTGCTCTCGCTGAACATCCTGTCCGAGGGGGTGTCCGACGCCTGGGCGGCGCCGGCGGCACGCCGGCCGGCCGACGCGGAGAAGCCCGCCGAGGTGGACGCGCTGGAGCAGGCCCGGCCGGGCACCGGGGAGGTCACCGAACTGCCGGGACTGGCAGAGGCGGCCCGCCGCCTGGCCGGACGCGCCCGCCCGCTGCCCACCGGCGAGCCGGTCCTGCGGGTGACCGATCTGGCCATCGGCTTCGACGGCCGGCACGACGGCGTGGACATCGTCGACGGGATCTCCTTCGACGTCCGTCCGGGAGAGGTGCTCGGGCTGGTCGGCGAATCCGGGTGCGGGAAGTCGCTCACCGCGCTGACCGTCATGGGCCTGCAGCCGCGCGGAGCCCGGATCCGCGGCGAGATCGGCTTC harbors:
- a CDS encoding GNAT family N-acetyltransferase — protein: MLDGWNRSLPADPTTARWLRDCVLLDPNFDPAGLRVAVLAGEVVGAAYAVRRLTPLAGTDLDPETGWIPFFFVAPEHRGGGLGRRLLREALDFLREDGRSQVDFASYTPNYVLPGIDPQAYPDGHRLLTDLGFTTLYSPVAMDRGLVGYVTPDEVHELRARRAGEGYDFRSPQDGELPELIRFAADVFNPDWGEALRNAVLGGIPRERILIARRDGIVGFAMHGAYRGVPERFGPFGVDPAERGTGLGKILLHATMTRMRAEGLHSSWFLWTGEASPAGHLYTKAGYSVTRRFHVMRWRAEERGEVTG
- a CDS encoding PIG-L deacetylase family protein; its protein translation is MTHVLAIGAHAGDMDLTAGAVLAQHVQAGDQATLLHLTLGERGHPRIPVAEYAEQKRDEAEGFAAAIGAGVRFLDYEDGLLPEDEDVKMRVGDLIRELRPDVILTHWSESIHKDHARTHRIVLDARFYGGLRTLERELPAYWAGELYYADNWEDAEGYRPDVSVELTEEAYEVWSRAITGYAFARGETYGFPYVDYYRALTIVRGAPAGVRRAQAFAAPKGSRDLRTRFFGKGTAA
- a CDS encoding ABC transporter substrate-binding protein: MTSHRRQRSRTPIRLLPAALVAALVLAGCSGAPPERGAAAGDAPPLVIHAIDAGSFQEDFNPFHLEGVNLGSTGMIYETLEFINKLKPGESTPWLATGHEWSDKGKTLTLTLRQGVKWTDGTPFTADDVAFTFDTLKKHPELNTAALDLKGTTVLAPDKVEIDFGSTSYAKLYNITGNRPIVAKHLFEKENPVTFTNPKPVGTGPYMLSSFSSQLYEMKKNPAYWQPGKPVVPTLRFPAYTANAVQTGLQQGEIDWAGAFVPDIDKIYVQGQPETNKYYFPPEGLVSLYLNLTKPAFAKPEVRQAISLAVDRDRIVKVAERGYTTVAHPSGVSMPGGDAYLPPEHKDAAYSVDVEKAKQLLQQSGVESSELSFTLLVPSPFTDWVNAAQLIREDLAKIGIKVETRGVAFQDWVSKVGKGTYDMTIRGTPGGPTPYLTLRTLLDGGLAKPVGTSTSGNYERWKDGETDRLIADYTATDDQAAQERAVQGLGKIMVEKVPVLPLFYSPSWAQYRTDKYVGWPSEQDPYAMPSPYTSPDAAVVLLHLRPAGT
- a CDS encoding ABC transporter permease, whose amino-acid sequence is MRFLARRLGFYLLTAWAAVTLNFLIPRLMPGDPVDLLVARLKGNVDPAAIDAMKRAFGISDAGVWQQYLDYLGNLLHGELGRSITFFPAEVSTIIAGSLPWTIGLVGVATLLSYLLGTFLGVIVAWKRGSWLDGVLPATTFMHAVPYFWVALALVFVFGVTLRWFPVSRAYGLDVMPAFDGPFVSSVLYHAALPAITIVIASMADRILGMRNVMVTTLGEDYVVMAEAKGLTSRRVMWAYAARNAILPNITSFALSLGFVVGGSVLTEIVFSYPGIGSMLLKGVENEDFPLMQGIFLVISLAVLAANLLADLAYVVLDPRTRQEA
- a CDS encoding ABC transporter permease, with protein sequence MRSWKIRIGLLILAFFALMAIFGPLLLTGDPSATGGEALAGPSAEHWLGTTQTGQDILLQVVHGSRVSLGVGVLSAVIATAVSIAVGLVGGYFGGVVDEALSVLTNIFLVLPALPLVIVLAGYLPQRGVTSVAVVIAATGWAWGARVLRAQTLSIRRRDFVEAARAGGERPLRIIFYEILPVELPVIATSFLATVVAAILAEAGLSFLGLADLSTVSWGSMLYFAQNGQALLVGAWWWFIPPGLCIALVGAGLGLMNFGIDEIANPRLRTVRAPRRPRRESAAVLETAGEVGP
- a CDS encoding ABC transporter ATP-binding protein, producing the protein MNILEIRGLSVDYLSAGGTVHAVDDVSLDLRRGEILGVAGESGSGKSTLAHALGRLLRPPAVVTGGSVLYHRAGGGPVDVLELDRAALRAFRWKELAIVFQSAMNSLNPVSTIGAQIDDVLRIHERDLPRKVRTERAAELLRRVGIGADRLRSYPHELSGGMRQRAVIAIALALNPEIIIMDEPTTALDVVVQRDILHEIRALKDEYGFAVVFITHDLSLLMEISDRIAVMYAGRVVETGAAGELHRAPRHPYTLGLLRSFPKLHGPRQELLSIPGTPPDLRALPSGCAFHPRCRSALDECSSTPPLLRPGPGGEVACLLNDGTGVPVPTGPTSEVDS
- a CDS encoding ABC transporter ATP-binding protein codes for the protein MSGEVVLEGRNLTKNFTAARGPRGRLGRRPPVRAVEDVSLALRAGSVTALVGESGCGKSTVARLLAQVYPATSGEVLLRGRPVRAHRGSGFRDYRRQVQLIFQDPFASLNPFHRVRYHLARPLRIHGHVRSAADEAEQVAELLERVSLTPVEQFMDKLPHELSGGQRQRVAIARALAVRPAVLIADEPVSMLDVSIRLGVLRLLERLADESGLALLYITHDIASARYFAEDITVMYAGRLIERGPGEVLTQEPAHPYTRLLLSAAPDPDRVSPPEILRRGEPPSLADPPGGCRFHPRCPIALPVCSERTPPRTDLGDGRWTECWHYGDG
- a CDS encoding FadR/GntR family transcriptional regulator, translating into MTTAPRPFRGRLSRAVEVQEAVKDIILRRRLAAGDPLPTESELIEELGISRNSVREALKALQAVGIVDIRHGFGMFVGRMSLSGLVDELAFHGRITMQDGRNDLGHLIEIREILETGLVQRLIDRHQEADLSPVDVVMEQMEAEALVGDVSPDTDRLFHDVLYRPLGNPLVGQLLGAFWDVYHQLRDNLGSPDESPADVVRRHRDIHAAVAAGDKAAAIAAVHAHFEGVRNRLGRLRRLGDPPHPSTPPQPSP